One genomic segment of Brassica napus cultivar Da-Ae chromosome A3, Da-Ae, whole genome shotgun sequence includes these proteins:
- the BNAC07G37770D gene encoding uncharacterized protein BNAC07G37770D — translation MSSDKHSARFLNKLKMERVRTMLTHTYPYPHEHSRHAMIAVIMGCLFFISSDNMHTLVEKLDNNFKWWSMYACLLGFFYFFSSPFLGKTIQPSYSTFSRWHVAWILVAALYHLPSFQSMGLDLRMNLSLFLTIYTSSVVFLFVFHIVFIGFWHLGLVSRVARRRPAILTILQNCAVLSIACCIFYSHCGNRAILRQTPLERRRSSNSTWLTKLVQIDELKDQVCSSWFAPVGSASDYPLLSKWVIYGELACNGSCPVTSDEISPIYSLWATFIGLYIANYVVERSTGWALAHPVSVNNYEKLKKQQMKPNFLDMVPWYSGTSADLFKTVFDLLVSVTVFLGRFDMRMMQAAMTKTCDGEERKELLYDHFTDMDDFWFDFMADTGDGGNSSYSVAKLLAQPFINVPLDDDLVSLQRGNVLLIGGDLAYPNPSAFTYEKRLFCPFEYALQPPHWYKNDSISVEKPELPEGVSDLKHYDGPQCFLIPGNHDWFDGLNTFMRYICHKSWLGGWLMPQKKSYFALQLPKGWWVFGLDLALHGDIDVYQFNFFSELVKEKVGKDDGVIIITHEPNWLLDWYWKDDTGKNMRHLICAFLKGRCKLRMAGDLHHYMRHSCTHQSDGPAAHVEHLLVNGCGGAFLHPTHVFSDFSKFYDASYDSKSAYPSFKDSSRIALGNILKFRKKNWQFDFIGGIIYFVLVFSLFPQCKLGHILRDDSFSGHLGSFLGTVWSAFVYITEQSYVSFTGVVMLLVAAIMFVPSKISRKRRILIGVLHVAAHLTAALILMLLLELGIETCIQHKLLATSGYHTLYQWYKSVENEHFPDPTGLRVRIEQWTFGFYPACIKYLMSAFDIPEVMAVTRTNICREGMESLSRSGAAIYYASVFLYFWVFSTPVVSLVFGSYLYICINWLHIHFDEAFSSLRIANYKSFTRFHIKSDGDLEVFTLGVDKVPKEWKLDKDWDSEPRSTVKMSHLRRFPSKWCATTSQQDPINTVKIVDHFVISRSDKEVGGS, via the exons ATGAGCTCTGATAAACACTCTGCTCGTTTCCTAAATAAACTTAAAATGGAGAGGGTCAGGACAATGCTAACACACACTTACCCTTATCCTCATGAACATTCACGACATGCTATGATTGCTGTCATCATGGGTTGCCTGTTCTTTATTTCTTCGGATAACATGCACACCCTCGTTGAAAAACTTGACAATAATTTCAAATGGTGGTCAATGTATGCTTGCTTGCTTggttttttctatttcttctcATCTCCGTTCTTAGGAAAGACTATTCAACCAAGCTACTCAACCTTTAGTCGTTG GCATGTTGCTTGGATTTTAGTAGCAGCATTGTACCATCTCCCAAGTTTTCAGTCAATGGGTTTGGATTTGAGGATGAACTTGTCCTTGTTTCTAACTATTTACACATCATCCGTAGTCTTCCTTTTTGTCTTCCACATCGTTTTTATTGGGTTTTGGCATCTCGGTCTTGTTTCTCGTGTCGCTAGAAGACGCCCTGCGATCTTAACAATTCTTCAAAACTGCGCT GTTCTAAGCATAGCGTGCTGTATATTCTACAGCCATTGTGGTAATCGTGCTATCCTGAGGCAAACACCACTTGAAAGAAGGCGTTCTAGCAACAGTACTTGGCTTACTAAACTCGTTCAGATTGATGAGCTTAAAGACCAAGTCTGCTCATCATGGTTTGCTCCTGTTGGATCTGCTAGTGATTATCCGCTTTTGTCCAAATGGGTCATTTATGGGGAG TTAGCATGCAATGGGTCTTGTCCTGTAACATCTGATGAAATTTCTCCTATATACTCGTTGTGGGCAACGTTTATTGGTCTTTATATTGCCAATTATGTAGTGGAGAGGTCAACAGG GTGGGCCCTGGCACACCCTGTGTCTGTCAACAATTACGAGAAGCTTAAGAAGCAGCAAATGAAACCTAATTTCTTAGATATGGTACCTTGGTACTCAGG aACTTCAGCTGATTTGTTTAAAACGGTGTTTGACCTCCTCGTATCCGTGACTGTGTTTCTTGGCCGCTTTGACATGCGGATGATGCAG gCTGCAATGACCAAAACTTGTGATGGAGAGGAGAGAAAGGAACTATTATATGATCATTTCACTGATATGGATGATTTTTGGTTTGACTTCATGGCGGATACTGGTGATGGTGGGAACTCATCATACTCTGTCGCAAAACTTCTAGCTCAGCCTTTTATCAATGTCCCGCTTGATGATGATCTTGTATCTCTACAAAGGGGTAACGTGTTGCTTATTGGGGGAGATCTTGC ATACCCAAATCCATCAGCGTTTACATATGAAAAACGTCTGTTTTGTCCTTTTGAGTATGCGCTGCAACCTCCCCATTGGTATAAAAACGACTCAATATCTGTTGAGAAGCCTGAGTTACCTGAAGGTGTTTCTGATCTGAAGCATTATGATGGTCCTCAATGCTTTCTTATCCCTGGAAACCATG actGGTTCGATGGACTCAATACTTTCATGAGGTATATATGCCATAAAAGTTGGCTTGGTGGCTGGTTAATGCCCCAAAAGAAAAGCTATTTTGCACTGCAGCTACCTAAAGGATGGTGGGTGTTCGGTTTGGATCTCGCGCTTCATGGTGATATTGATGTCTACCAGTTCAATTTCTTTTCTGAATTAGTGAAAGAGAAG GTTGGGAAGGATGATGGAGTGATCATTATCACACATGAACCGAACTGGCTTCTTGATTGGTATTGGAAAGACGATACTGGAAAGAACATGAGACACCTGATATGCGCCTTTTTGAAAGGCAGGTGTAAACTTAGAATGGCAGGAGATTTGCATCATTATATGCGTCATTCTTGTACTCATCAATCAGATGGACCAGCTGCTCATGTCGAACATCTCCTTGTTAATGGTTGTGGTGGGGCTTTCTTGCATCCCACCCATGTGTTTAGCGACTTTTCAAAGTTTTATGATGCTTCCTATGACAGTAAATCTGCTTACCCTTCTTTTAAAGATTCAAGCAGG ATTGCTTTGGGAAATATTTTGAAGTTCAGGAAAAAGAACTGGCAATTTGATTTCATTGGTGGCATCATATACTTTGTCTTGGTCTTTTCCTTGTTCCCTCAG TGTAAGCTAGGCCACATCTTACGAGATGATTCATTTTCTGGCCACTTGGGGAGTTTCTTGGGCACAGTTTGGAGCGCCTTTGTGTACATAACAGAGCAGTCGTATGTGTCTTTCACCGGTGTTGTCATGTTGCTAGTAGCTGCAATTATGTTTGTTCCCTCAAAAATATCTCGGAAGAGACGGATACTAATCGGAGTGCTTCACGTTGCTGCACACCTTACCGCTGCTTTGATTCTTATGTTGCTATTGGAACTCGGCATAGAAACCTGTATTCAGCATAAGCTCCTTGCAACCTCCG GGTATCATACATTGTATCAATGGTACAAATCAGTAGAAAATGAACACTTTCCGGACCCCACTGGCCTTCGAGTCCGTATCGAACAGTGGACCTTCGGATTCTATCCAGCTTGCATCAAATATCTTATGTCAGCATTTGATATACCTGAG GTGATGGCGGTTACACGGACAAACATTTGCCGGGAAGGAATGGAGTCGCTTTCTAGAAGTGGAGCAGCTATATATTATGCTTCTGTCTTTCTCTACTTTTGGGTCTTCTCAACTCCTGTTGTGTCTTTGGTCTTTGGAAGTTACTTATACATCTGCATCAACTGGCTTCACATACACTTTGATGAAGCTTTCTCTTCTCTCCGCATAGCTAATTACAAATCATTCACCCGTTTCCATATCAAATCTGATGGAGACCTTGAAGTCTTCACTCTCGGAGTTGATAAG GTGCCAAAGGAATGGAAGCTAGACAAAGACTGGGATTCAGAGCCAAGATCGACGGTAAAGATGAGTCATCTCAGAAGGTTTCCAAGCAAATGGTGTGCAACAACATCGCAACAAGATCCTATCAACACTGTAAAAATTGTTGATCATTTTGTTATTAGTAGATCAGATAAAGAAGTTGGAGGATCTTAG
- the LOC111214124 gene encoding UDP-galactose/UDP-glucose transporter 2 has protein sequence MKNEEQSRSLFGISLSDRPTWQQFLICTSGFFFGYLVNGVCEEYVYNRLQFSFGWYFTFIQGFVYLFLIYLQGFTTKHIVNPMRTYVKLSAVLMGSHGLTKGSLAYLNYPAQIMFKSTKVLPVMIMGAFIPGLRRKYPVHEYISAFLLVLGLILFTLADAQMSPNFSMIGILMITGALIMDAFLGNLQEAIFTMNPETTQMEMLFCSTVVGLPFLFVPMVLTGELFRAWTACWQHPYVYGVLVFEAMATFIGQVSVLSLIALFGAATTALITTARKGVTLLLSYLIFTKPLTEQHGSGLLLIAMGIVLKMVPMDSKPPSKIPARPAVRNAGGEGGREEEEERKSLV, from the exons ATGAAGAACGAGGAACAGTCAAGATCTCTGTTTGGAATCTCCCTGTCTGATCGACCAACATGGCAACAGTTTCTCATCTGCACTTCTGGTTTCTTCTTTGGTTACCTCGTCAACGGAGTTTGCgag gAATATGTTTATAATCGCCTGCAATTTAG CTTTGGTTGGTACTTCACGTTTATACAAGGATTTGTCTACTTGTTCCTCATCTACCTTCAAGGCTTCACCACAAAGCATATTGTGAATCCTATGAGAACTTATGTCAAACTCTCTGCTGTTCTCATGGGATCACATGGCTTAACCAAAGGCTCTTTGGCTTATCTCAATTATCCTGctcaaatcatgttcaaatCCACCAAG GTGTTGCCTGTGATGATAATGGGAGCGTTCATACCCGGTCTGAGGAGAAAATACCCGGTCCATGAATACATTTCAGCCTTCTTGTTGGTTCTTGGTTTGATACTATTCACATTAGCAGACGCACAAATGTCTCCCAACTTCAGTATGATAGGGATTTTGATGATTACTGGTGCACTGATCATGGATGCTTTCTTGGGTAATCTTCAAGAAGCCATTTTCACAATGAATCCCGAGACAACTCAG ATGGAGATGCTTTTCTGCTCGACGGTTGTTGGATTACCGTTCTTGTTTGTTCCCATGGTCTTAACCGGAGAGCTTTTCCGTGCTTGGACTGCGTGCTGGCAA CATCCGTATGTGTACGGAGTGCTTGTATTCGAAGCAATGGCCACATTCATCGGTCAAGTCTCGGTTCTATCCCTCATTGCTCTCTTTGGAGCCGCTACAACCGCCTTG ATAACAACGGCGAGGAAAGGAGTTACGTTGTTGCTGTCGTATTTGATATTCACCAAGCCGTTGACTGAGCAGCACGGGTCAGGATTGCTGTTGATAGCAATGGGAATAGTGTTGAAGATGGTTCCTATGGATAGTAAACCTCCTAGCAAGATTCCGGCGAGACCAGCGGTTAGGAACGCCGGAGGTGAGGGTGgtagagaagaggaagaagagaggaagTCATTGGTTTAA
- the LOC125607204 gene encoding uncharacterized protein LOC125607204, whose amino-acid sequence MISGTLPGVKIGHNCPPINHLLFADDTMFFGKSSSTSCRALTSILTRYEAASGQCINRAKSAVTFSSKTNLVTKMRVKQELNITNEGGIGKYLGLPEHFGRRKRDIFAEIVDRIRQKAHGWTARYLSTAGKMVLLKTVLAVMPTYAMSCFKLPKSLCKQIQSVLTRFWWDAKPEVKKMCWVAWDKLTLPKGAGGLGFREIEVFNDALLAKHAWRLLKNPTSLLGRTLLTRYCRHDSFLDCHAPNSASHGWRGILAGREILKKGLGWAIGNGNTVKVWSDNWLSTTHQMCPIGPPREEENNLLVSDLMLPDSTLWNIEKIRDCLPHYEAQIRSIVPSDYGMCDTLVWLADKTGNYTTKSGYATANLNVEGRASDFNWHRCVWNVNCSPKLKSFLWKLSSNAMAVGESLLKRGLRVDGACKRCGQLETIAHVMFLCPFAVRVWEAIPAMCVPSPVSTKSIETILSECLRMVNLPPSGLTTPLYPWVMWVLWTSRNQLVFENKSFSETEVLGKALKHAKEWQHSMAQASPRSGSSKDCASKAIQTQHPSDVYYCYSDAAWKGASSAGGMGWTFTNAAGDTRSQGAVACPFVASALVAEALALKEAIKAAISLNIKDLICFSDSRGLINMITASSSVIALQGILHDISVLSLSFSSICFKFVPRLSNTIADRLAKEALSLYLNPSVVRRNLDN is encoded by the coding sequence ATGATAAGTGGTACTCTGCCGGGAGTGAAGATTGGCCACAACTGCCCACCGATTAATCACCTCTTATTTGCGGATGACACAATGTTTTTCGGTAAGTCGAGCTCGACCAGCTGCAGAGCACTCACTTCAATCCTTACCAGATACGAGGCGGCTTCTGGGCAGTGTATTAATCGAGCCAAGTCTGCTGTCACCTTCTCCTCCAAAACAAACTTGGTGACAAAAATGAGAGTTAAGCAGGAGCTAAACATTACCAATGAAGGAGGGATTGGCAAATACTTGGGTTTACCGGAACATTTCGGGAGAAGGAAAAGAGACATTTTTGCAGAGATTGTAGACAGGATCAGACAGAAAGCACATGGATGGACTGCTAGATATCTCTCCACTGCAGGCAAGATGGTGCTGCTTAAGACTGTCCTAGCAGTGATGCCTACCTATGCGATGTCTTGCTTTAAGCTCCCAAAATCCTTATGTAAACAGATTCAATCTGTTCTTACGCGTTTTTGGTGGGATGCGAAACCAGAGGTTAAGAAAATGTGTTGGGTAGCTTGGGATAAGCTTACTCTTCCCAAAGGCGCGGGCGGCCTCGGTTTCAGAGAAATAGAAGTGTTTAACGATGCATTATTGGCAAAACATGCTTGGAGACTGCTCAAAAATCCCACCTCTCTGCTCGGAAGAACTCTGTTGACCAGATACTGCCGACATGATAGCTTCCTTGACTGCCACGCACCAAACTCGGCCTCACATGGATGGCGTGGCATACTGGCTGGGCGGGAAATCCTAAAGAAAGGCTTGGGATGGGCTATTGGAAATGGTAATACAGTTAAAGTGTGGAGTGATAATTGGTTATCAACTACACATCAGATGTGTCCCATAGGCCCACCACGCGAGGAAGAAAACAACTTGCTCGTCTCTGATTTAATGCTACCTGACTCCACACTGTGGAACATTGAGAAAATTAGAGACTGCTTACCCCATTATGAAGCTCAGATTCGGAGCATTGTCCCTAGTGACTATGGAATGTGTGATACTCTTGTTTGGCTAGCTGATAAAACAGGGAATTACACGACCAAGTCGGGATACGCAACTGCAAATCTCAATGTGGAAGGAAGAGCCAGTGATTTCAACTGGCACCGTTGTGTGTGGAACGTCAACTGCTCACCGAAACTGAAGAGCTTTCTCTGGAAATTATCCAGTAATGCGATGGCAGTGGGTGAGTCACTTCTCAAGAGAGGCTTACGGGTGGATGGAGCTTGTAAACGCTGTGGACAATTGGAAACCATCGCCCATGTTATGTTCCTCTGTCCTTTTGCGGTTAGAGTATGGGAAGCAATCCCAGCAATGTGTGTTCCGAGTCCAGTGTCGACGAAGTCGATAGAGACCATCCTCTCTGAATGCCTAAGAATGGTTAATCTACCGCCTTCAGGACTGACTACCCCATTGTATCCTTGGGTAATGTGGGTTTTATGGACTTCTCGTAATCAACTGGTGTTTGAAAACAAGTCTTTCTCTGAAACAGAGGTATTAGGAAAAGCGCTTAAGCATGCTAAAGAATGGCAACATTCAATGGCACAAGCTTCTCCACGGTCTGGTTCGTCTAAAGACTGCGCCTCAAAGGCGATTCAAACCCAACACCCAAGTGATGTGTACTATTGTTACTCTGATGCAGCGTGGAAAGGTGCCTCCTCTGCAGGTGGCATGGGATGGACTTTCACCAATGCTGCGGGTGATACACGATCACAAGGAGCTGTTGCTTGCCCTTTTGTGGCCTCTGCACTAGTTGCGGAAGCTTTGGCACTCAAGGAAGCAATTAAAGCAGCCATCTCTCTTAACATCAAAGACCTCATTTGTTTCTCTGATTCAAGGGGCTTGATTAACATGATCACAGCAAGTTCTTCTGTGATCGCTCTGCAAGGAATTCTCCATGACATCAGTGTGTTGAGTCTTTCCTTCTCTTCTATATGTTTTAAGTTTGTTCCTCGGCTCTCTAATACGATCGCTGATCGTCTGGCCAAAGAGGCTTTGTCTTTGTATCTCAACCCCTCTGTGGTGAGAAGAAACCTTGATAACTAA